A genomic region of Thunnus maccoyii chromosome 13, fThuMac1.1, whole genome shotgun sequence contains the following coding sequences:
- the slc46a3 gene encoding solute carrier family 46 member 3, translating to MKGLFLVEPVVALYAFSSFLIYPLVQQYVYRRLWQDLTNTTYPISDNTSRCAGNSSSNQTSYHQEVQRQASLFSLYTELFSTVPSLIVTLMLVAYSDRGGRKITIILPLIGTLIYTLTFLAVSYFELNIYLLIGSSLLSSLFGGLGTFLGGCFAYIADLCEDGHQKTLRMAGLDMMIGLLSGVASISTGYFLRAAGFNWPFLTSALFQCVILLYAIFILEETVKKAPPDAIILDGAPQHSATKQMLYGVYQMFVGASRRCKTVLVLLILIFTSFSFAYGGGISLMTLYELNEPLCWTEILIGYGSALSTTVFLASFMGVSAFTYCGMPQLLIVLLGILSVISGMILMAFAKTTLLMFIVRVPMLLSIMPFPVLRSMMSKIISKSQQGALFACLSFLESLTNNVSSAVFNSIYAATVSWFPGFVFLLSAGLCVIPLSFLGTVGLMGVDVAKDDKDRENFLSGEEGPVEDENDNSPILS from the exons ATGAAGGGTCTTTTCCTTGTGGAGCCTGTGGTTGCCCTGTACGCCTTCTCCAGTTTTCTCATCTATCCACTGGTGCAGCAGTATGTGTACCGAAGGCTCTGGCAGGACTTGACCAACACCACCTATCCTATCTCTGACAACACCTCCAGATGTgcaggaaacagcagcagcaaccagaCGAGCTACCATCAG GAGGTGCAGAGGCAGGCGTCTCTCTTCTCCCTTTACACAGAGCTCTTCTCCACAGTCCCCTCTTTGATTGTCACTCTCATGCTGGTGGCCTACAGTGACCGGGGAGGACGCAAGATCACCATCATCCTGCCTTTGATTGGCACATTGATCTACACCCTGACCTTCCTGGCAGTGTCCTACTTTGAGCTAAACATTTACTTGCTCATTGGTTCCTCGCTTCTTAGTTCTCTGTTTGGGGGCTTGGGCACATTTCTGGGGGGCTGTTTCGCCTATATAGCAGACTTGTGTGAGGACGGCCATCAGAAGACGCTGCGCATGGCTGGACTTGATATGATGATTGGCTTGTTGTCTGGGGTGGCTTCAATATCAACAGGCTACTTCCTGAGAGCTGCAGGCTTTAACTGGCCTTTCCTAACCTCCGCgttgtttcagtgtgtgatCCTTCTCTATGCAATTTTCATCCTAGAAGAGACTGTGAAGAAGGCTCCTCCTGATGCCATTATTCTAGATGGGGCTCCTCAGCACTCAGCCACAAAACAGATGTTGTATGGGGTCTACCAGATGTTTGTAGGGGCCAGCCGCAGGTGTAAAACTGTTTTAGTCCTCCTGATACTCATCTTCACCAGCTTCTCCTTCGCCTATGGAGGTGGGATCTCCTTGATGACACTATATGAGCTCAATGAGCCACTGTGCTGGACTGAGATTTTGATTGGCTACGGCTCAGCACTGTCCACTACTGTGTTCCTGGCCAGTTTTATGGGAGTATCAGCGTTCACATACTGTGGCATGCCACAGCTGCTCATTGTCCTGTTGGGCATCCTGTCTGTCATATCTGGCATGATCCTGATGGCGTTTGCGAAGACCACTTTACTGATGTTTATAG TAAGGGTGCCAATGCTTCTGTCCATCATGCCGTTCCCTGTTCTGCGCTCCATGATGTCAAAGATCATCTCAAAGTCTCAGCAGG GTGCTCTGTTTGCCTGTCTTTCCTTTCTGGAAAGTCTAACGAACAACGTATCAAGCGCAGTCTTCAACAGTATCTATGCTGCTACAGTATCATGGTTCCCAGGCTTCGTCTTCCTGTTGTCTGCAGGACTCTGTGTCATCCCTTTGTCTTTCTTGGG CACGGTGGGTCTGATGGGAGTGGATGTTGCCAAAGATGACAAAGACCGAGAGAATTTCTTGTCAGGAGAGGAGGGTCCTGTTGAAGATGAGAATGACAACAGTCCTATTCTTAGCTGA